A window of Physeter macrocephalus isolate SW-GA unplaced genomic scaffold, ASM283717v5 random_1562, whole genome shotgun sequence genomic DNA:
ATGGTGCCGTACTTCTCATAGCTGGGTAGTAGGAGTGTGGCATCCTTAGAGACCAGCATCCGCCCATTCTGGGGCTGGTTGCCCACCAGCTGCCCATAGAAGCGGCCACACATGGGGCAGGCCTTTTTCACCTGCAGGGCCCGGGTGATGCAGCCCTCGCAGAATGAGTGCCGGCACTTCTCCAATGTCTTGGCATTCTGGATCTCCCCCAGACAGATGGGGCAGGTGCTCTCCTGCTCTTCTGCCTCCTCCCGAAGGcgggggggaagaggagggggcaggggaggaggaggggggggcAGCCCCCGTGCCcctgggggcaggagtggggctgCTCGGAGAGGGGGCGGGCCTGGGCGGTGCAGCTCAGGgtgctcccctccaccccccaaagcCAGGCAGCCCATAAGCTCCCCCTGCCTCTGAGCTTTCTTcagctctttctctgcctctttgagCAGCCCCTTGAGAGCCTTCCGGGCCAGGTAGAGCCCattgggaggggctgggggagggccctGAGGGGAAAGCTGGAGGACATAGATGTCAGAAGTCTCGCCGTCTATGAGAATGGACACACGGTGCTCCTCCCGGAGCCGGGCCAGCCGGGCGGGGGTCTCCTTGCTGAGGAAGTCCCACACAGGCTTGGAGACAGTCACTTTGTTCTTGCAGGTGCCTCCACAGGCTGCCATTCTGGACAGGACGAACGACACTGCCCCCAGGGTGAAAAGGACTCAGGGTGGGGGGGTCCCCATTTGACAAATATCAGTGCCTCCTACTTCCCGTTCCTTTCCAACCCTATATTATCTCCACTCACTCAGAGGTCAACCCCCAACTCCTCCCCCAAGTTCGTGTTCTGTTTCCTCTTATCTTTCAAACTCCAGCACCCACTGAAGAGCAAGAAAGCTTCTATATCTTTATTATCATCCAAGCCGAGCATCAATCTTGGTTCTCCTATACTGCTCCCAAGATCACAGAAACTACCTGTCCCTCCCCCCACGTCAGGTGAGAACTGGGTTCTGTAAAAGGAAGGGAGACTTTGGCCCTCCTTTTTGCTCACTTTGATCCTGAAGAGCTTAGAattggcatgcaggctctctctctctgttcctgcTCCCTACTTGTAGGTT
This region includes:
- the DTX3 gene encoding probable E3 ubiquitin-protein ligase DTX3 isoform X1, with product MSFVLSRMAACGGTCKNKVTVSKPVWDFLSKETPARLARLREEHRVSILIDGETSDIYVLQLSPQGPPPAPPNGLYLARKALKGLLKEAEKELKKAQRQGELMGCLALGGGGEHPELHRPGPPPLRAAPLLPPGARGLPPPPPPLPPPLPPRLREEAEEQESTCPICLGEIQNAKTLEKCRHSFCEGCITRALQVKKACPMCGRFYGQLVGNQPQNGRMLVSKDATLLLPSYEKYGTIVIQYVFPPGVQGAEHPNPGVRYPGTTRVAYLPDCPEGNKVLTLFRKAFDQRLTFTIGTSMTTGRPNVITWNDIHHKTSCTGGPQLCETPSSLPLAPPLLPISLWEPPNWRGPPPNYSTILPTPVSPIVILVLMCPA
- the DTX3 gene encoding probable E3 ubiquitin-protein ligase DTX3 isoform X2 produces the protein MSFVLSRMAACGGTCKNKVTVSKPVWDFLSKETPARLARLREEHRVSILIDGETSDIYVLQLSPQGPPPAPPNGLYLARKALKGLLKEAEKELKKAQRQGELMGCLALGGGGEHPELHRPGPPPLRAAPLLPPGARGLPPPPPPLPPPLPPRLREEAEEQESTCPICLGEIQNAKTLEKCRHSFCEGCITRALQVKKACPMCGRFYGQLVGNQPQNGRMLVSKDATLLLPSYEKYGTIVIQYVFPPGVQGAEHPNPGVRYPGTTRVAYLPDCPEGNKVLTLFRKAFDQRLTFTIGTSMTTGRPNVITWNDIHHKTSCTGGPQLFGYPDPTYLTRVQEELRAKGITDD